In a single window of the Methylococcus sp. Mc7 genome:
- a CDS encoding OmpP1/FadL family transporter, with translation MHTTKRLTGAPGIYLLAANALVSTSAYALNTGTDLNLSMKPIAGGMAGAAYTNPQEVSAALFGNPATLTRFKSLHFELGAGLLEPNVDNTQTNDGYSHTSTSAARNYVVPDVAVSGEVLPGFVLAGGIGVDSGIGADYRTSPVNAGAGLGLGGAGAGGAATLPLVLELLSFSGNLGGAWEVTPDLSLGAALTVGFGLGQLGTTGSTTGLQGLSGNFGGTTSSVHNISLRGALGATYKVAPEWTLSTSIKSPLQYDYHSILSTTVNGYEQWQSVKVAQPLEVTWGVATDIVPNLLLEVDVAWKNWSSAALYQDIFQDQFLTMLGGQYTLDAWQFRAGYSYASSLLLNSPNGSLGGLDGVGTLPLNTAVPGVLARNDLTKVVQTTLAPVVWQNTLTVGLGYAFTQHFRLDGFGAYAFSENTSRSTLALGNYQVTASEWAIGAGANFSF, from the coding sequence ATGCACACGACAAAACGGCTCACGGGGGCGCCCGGAATCTATCTGCTGGCGGCCAACGCCCTGGTTTCGACCTCGGCCTACGCCCTGAACACCGGCACCGACCTCAACCTGAGCATGAAGCCGATCGCCGGCGGCATGGCGGGCGCGGCCTACACCAACCCGCAGGAAGTCTCGGCGGCCCTGTTCGGCAACCCCGCCACCCTGACCCGGTTCAAGAGCCTCCATTTCGAGCTCGGGGCCGGGCTGCTGGAGCCGAACGTCGACAATACCCAGACCAATGACGGCTACAGCCACACCTCGACCAGCGCCGCCCGCAACTATGTGGTGCCGGACGTGGCGGTGAGCGGCGAGGTGTTGCCGGGATTCGTGCTGGCGGGTGGTATCGGCGTGGATTCCGGCATTGGCGCGGACTACCGGACCAGCCCCGTCAACGCCGGCGCAGGTCTGGGGCTGGGCGGCGCCGGTGCCGGCGGGGCGGCCACGCTGCCACTGGTGTTGGAACTGCTGTCCTTCAGCGGCAATCTCGGCGGGGCCTGGGAGGTCACTCCGGATCTGTCCCTCGGCGCGGCACTGACGGTGGGTTTCGGGCTGGGCCAGCTCGGCACCACCGGCAGCACCACCGGTCTGCAGGGACTCTCCGGCAATTTCGGCGGCACCACCTCCAGCGTGCACAACATCTCGCTGCGCGGCGCGCTCGGGGCCACCTACAAGGTCGCGCCGGAATGGACGCTGAGTACCTCGATCAAGAGCCCGCTGCAATACGACTACCACAGCATCCTGTCGACCACGGTCAACGGCTATGAACAGTGGCAGTCGGTCAAGGTGGCGCAGCCGCTCGAAGTCACCTGGGGCGTCGCCACCGACATCGTCCCGAACCTCCTGCTGGAAGTCGACGTGGCCTGGAAGAACTGGTCCAGCGCCGCGCTTTACCAGGACATCTTCCAGGATCAGTTCCTGACCATGCTGGGCGGGCAGTACACGTTGGACGCCTGGCAGTTCCGGGCCGGCTACAGCTACGCCTCCTCGCTGCTCTTGAACAGCCCGAATGGCTCGCTGGGTGGTCTGGACGGCGTCGGTACCCTGCCGCTGAACACCGCGGTGCCCGGCGTCCTGGCCCGGAACGACCTGACCAAGGTGGTTCAGACCACCCTGGCGCCGGTCGTCTGGCAGAACACCCTGACCGTGGGACTGGGCTACGCCTTCACCCAGCATTTCCGGCTCGACGGCTTCGGCGCCTATGCCTTCAGCGAAAACACCAGCCGCTCCACCCTGGCCCTGGGCAACTATCAGGTCACCGCCAGCGAGTGGGCCATCGGCGCCGGCGCCAATTTCAGCTTCTGA
- a CDS encoding bifunctional 3,4-dihydroxy-2-butanone-4-phosphate synthase/GTP cyclohydrolase II, translating to MTYDPIETALTAIRNGGFVVVADDASRENEGDLILAAEKMTPERMAFLVRHTSGLVCVGLAPERVEALQLPPMVGNNSDPFRTAFTVSVDLAQGTSTGISAADRSATIRALADPEAGPAAFARPGHVFPLKAKPNGVLERPGHTEAAVDLARLAGLAPAGALCEIVNDDGRMVRGPELVAFARRHWLPVIRIADLIAYRRRTERLVEHVAEARLPTPYGTFTAHVYRSVVDSSEHLALVKGWVYGRENVLVRVHSECLTGDILGSLRCDCGNQLKMALEAIEQAGNGVLVYLRGHEGRGIGLAHKLKAYQLQDRGRDTVAANLDLGLPVDARSYDVGAQILTDLGVTTLRLMSNNPAKFTELAGYRLKIVERVPLEPAPHPENLVYLRTKSQKLGHLLNLDTLAGAGEDWIHPSVGG from the coding sequence ATGACCTACGACCCGATAGAAACGGCCCTGACCGCGATCCGCAACGGCGGTTTCGTGGTGGTGGCGGACGATGCCTCGCGCGAGAACGAGGGCGATCTGATCCTGGCGGCGGAGAAGATGACGCCCGAGCGCATGGCCTTCCTGGTCCGCCACACCAGCGGCCTGGTCTGCGTGGGGCTGGCCCCGGAGCGGGTGGAGGCCCTGCAGCTGCCGCCGATGGTGGGGAACAATTCCGATCCCTTCCGCACGGCTTTCACGGTGTCGGTGGACCTGGCCCAGGGCACCAGCACGGGGATCTCGGCCGCCGACCGCAGCGCGACCATCCGGGCCCTGGCCGATCCCGAGGCGGGCCCGGCGGCGTTCGCCCGGCCGGGCCATGTGTTCCCGCTCAAGGCAAAACCGAACGGGGTGCTGGAGCGGCCGGGCCATACCGAGGCGGCGGTGGACCTGGCCCGCTTGGCGGGGCTGGCGCCGGCGGGGGCCTTGTGCGAGATCGTGAACGACGACGGCCGCATGGTGCGGGGACCGGAGCTGGTGGCCTTCGCACGCCGCCACTGGCTGCCGGTGATCCGCATCGCCGATCTGATCGCCTACCGGCGCCGCACCGAGCGGTTGGTGGAGCACGTGGCCGAGGCGAGATTGCCGACGCCGTACGGAACGTTCACGGCTCATGTGTACCGCTCGGTGGTGGACAGCTCCGAACATCTGGCCCTGGTCAAGGGCTGGGTGTACGGCCGGGAGAACGTGCTGGTGCGGGTGCATTCGGAATGCCTGACCGGGGACATCCTGGGTTCCTTGCGCTGCGACTGCGGCAACCAGCTGAAGATGGCGCTGGAGGCGATCGAGCAGGCCGGCAACGGCGTCCTGGTGTACCTGCGCGGCCACGAGGGCCGGGGCATCGGGCTGGCCCACAAGCTGAAGGCCTACCAGCTGCAGGACCGGGGCCGGGACACGGTGGCGGCCAATCTGGACTTAGGCCTGCCGGTGGATGCCCGCAGCTACGACGTGGGGGCGCAGATTCTCACCGACCTGGGCGTGACCACGCTGCGGCTGATGAGCAACAACCCGGCGAAGTTCACCGAACTGGCCGGCTACCGTTTGAAGATCGTGGAGCGGGTGCCGCTGGAACCGGCGCCGCATCCGGAGAATCTCGTTTATCTCCGCACCAAGTCGCAGAAGCTCGGTCATCTCCTCAACCTCGATACCCTGGCCGGGGCCGGCGAGGACTGGATTCATCCGTCGGTCGGGGGATAA
- a CDS encoding aliphatic sulfonate ABC transporter substrate-binding protein: MTVDWAEFAFGPPMLEALNAAHLDFAASGETPPVFALAAKDSDLVYLGYESASPEGEAILVAKDSGIAGIAGLKGRKVAVARGSNAHYLLIRALASAGLDWKDIQPVYLTPADARAAFANGAVDAWAIWDFHLAVAQETAGARILADGQELVRNHEIYTSRRDFIRRHPELAKAVLEEIARTDEWARTHTAEAAELLDRQLGIGVPVLKKALARRAYGLHPVDDELANSQQNIADTLHALGLLPKPVQVSLALSATEIQP, encoded by the coding sequence GTGACGGTCGATTGGGCCGAGTTCGCCTTCGGCCCGCCCATGCTGGAGGCCCTGAACGCCGCCCACCTGGACTTCGCCGCCTCGGGGGAGACGCCGCCGGTGTTCGCCCTGGCCGCCAAGGATTCGGACTTGGTCTATCTGGGCTACGAATCGGCCTCGCCCGAAGGCGAAGCCATCCTGGTCGCCAAGGATTCCGGCATCGCCGGTATCGCCGGCCTCAAGGGCCGGAAGGTCGCGGTCGCGCGGGGTTCCAACGCGCATTACCTGCTGATTCGGGCGCTGGCTTCCGCCGGCCTGGACTGGAAGGACATCCAGCCGGTCTATCTCACTCCCGCCGACGCCCGCGCCGCTTTCGCCAACGGTGCGGTGGACGCCTGGGCGATCTGGGACTTCCATCTGGCCGTGGCCCAGGAGACGGCCGGCGCGCGGATACTCGCCGATGGGCAAGAGCTGGTGCGGAACCACGAAATCTACACCTCGCGCCGGGATTTCATCCGCCGGCATCCTGAGCTGGCGAAAGCCGTCCTGGAGGAAATCGCCCGGACCGACGAATGGGCGAGGACCCACACTGCGGAAGCGGCGGAACTGCTGGACCGCCAGCTCGGCATCGGCGTCCCGGTCCTGAAGAAAGCCCTAGCGCGCCGGGCCTACGGCCTGCATCCGGTCGACGACGAACTCGCAAATTCGCAACAGAACATCGCCGATACGCTGCACGCGCTGGGGCTATTGCCCAAGCCCGTCCAGGTATCGCTCGCATTATCGGCAACGGAGATCCAGCCATGA
- a CDS encoding OsmC family protein, whose protein sequence is MSQETLKAALENAIAGLQKNPASARLVFRAKTRLLEGVRCSAEVRDFPPLIVDEPAELGGGDTAPNPVELLLAALGTCQEIVYAAYAAVLDIPLDAVEVSAKGYLDLQGLFGLSDSVPAGYQKIVFETALKSPADTEAIRKLVAVVEGHCPVLDTLTRPVEVEGSVTLNGAPLNVSISNAA, encoded by the coding sequence ATGTCACAGGAAACCCTGAAGGCGGCATTGGAAAACGCCATCGCCGGTTTGCAGAAAAATCCCGCGAGTGCGCGCCTGGTGTTCAGGGCGAAGACGCGCCTGCTCGAAGGGGTGCGCTGCTCCGCCGAAGTGCGCGACTTTCCGCCGCTGATCGTCGACGAGCCGGCCGAACTGGGAGGCGGCGACACCGCCCCCAACCCCGTCGAACTGCTGCTTGCGGCACTTGGCACCTGCCAGGAGATCGTCTATGCCGCCTACGCCGCCGTCCTGGACATCCCGCTGGACGCCGTCGAAGTCTCGGCGAAGGGCTACCTCGACCTTCAGGGGCTTTTCGGCCTGAGCGATTCGGTGCCGGCGGGCTACCAGAAGATCGTTTTCGAAACCGCCCTGAAGAGCCCCGCAGACACTGAAGCGATCCGCAAGCTGGTGGCGGTCGTGGAAGGGCACTGCCCGGTGCTCGACACCCTGACCCGTCCGGTCGAGGTGGAGGGCTCGGTCACGCTCAATGGCGCGCCATTGAATGTTTCCATCAGCAACGCCGCATGA
- a CDS encoding NAD(P)H-dependent oxidoreductase yields the protein MSTLKTVVVSGNLGSPSKTLTLAGQIVDAIRPHAATETETLQLAELAPVVGPARNPNELGSVGKAALNAITAADILIAVTPVYKGAYTGLFKHLFDLLDPKALNEKPVILGATGGGDKHALIVEHQLRPLFGFFGAFAVPSGVYAAEQLFDGQRFADPVVLERIEAAARQAVGIALNQTLPATRAA from the coding sequence ATGAGTACGTTAAAAACCGTGGTCGTGTCCGGCAATCTGGGCTCGCCGTCCAAAACACTGACGCTGGCCGGACAGATCGTGGATGCGATCCGGCCCCATGCCGCGACCGAGACCGAGACACTGCAACTGGCGGAACTCGCCCCGGTGGTGGGCCCCGCCCGCAATCCCAACGAACTGGGCAGCGTCGGCAAGGCGGCGCTGAACGCCATCACGGCGGCCGACATCCTCATCGCAGTGACTCCCGTCTACAAGGGCGCCTATACCGGGCTGTTCAAGCATCTGTTCGACCTGCTCGATCCCAAGGCCCTGAACGAAAAGCCGGTCATCCTCGGCGCCACCGGCGGCGGCGACAAGCACGCGCTGATCGTCGAGCACCAACTGCGGCCGCTGTTCGGCTTCTTCGGCGCCTTCGCGGTGCCGTCCGGCGTCTATGCCGCCGAGCAACTGTTCGACGGCCAGCGCTTCGCCGACCCGGTGGTGCTGGAGCGCATCGAAGCCGCCGCCCGCCAGGCTGTCGGCATCGCCCTCAACCAAACTCTTCCTGCAACCCGAGCCGCCTGA
- a CDS encoding acyl-CoA dehydrogenase family protein, which produces MQDRETVRRLFDTAEALAAEFAGTAVERDKAGGTAKAQRDRLRESGLLNLIVPRAYGGHGLNWHDTLRIVRIVSRADSALGHLFGFQHLLLATIRLFGDQWEHYYAATVRGRWFWGNALNPLDTRARIAADGAGGWLLLGAKSFCSGAMDADQLIVSALAEDSGPLLIAAIPGDRAGIRINADWDNMGQRQTDSGSVEFHEVRVHEREILRNPGPLGNVYATLRSVIAQLVLTNIYLGIGEGALAEARAYTLGQSRAWFLSGVDSPRKDPYVLQKYGEFSVELQTAALATDHAALLLDAAWAKENALTPEERAHAALAAAVAKVHTSRAALDVTHRLFEVTGARATTAKAGFDRHWRNLRTHTLHDPADYKLRDLGEWTLNGTPPTPSFYS; this is translated from the coding sequence ATGCAGGACAGGGAAACGGTGCGGCGGCTGTTCGACACGGCGGAGGCGCTGGCGGCGGAGTTCGCCGGCACCGCCGTCGAACGCGACAAGGCCGGCGGCACGGCCAAGGCCCAACGCGACCGGCTGCGGGAAAGCGGCCTGCTCAACCTCATCGTTCCCCGCGCTTACGGCGGCCACGGGCTGAACTGGCACGACACCCTGCGCATCGTCCGCATCGTGTCGCGGGCCGACAGCGCCCTGGGCCATCTGTTCGGTTTCCAGCACCTGCTGCTGGCCACGATCCGGTTGTTCGGCGACCAGTGGGAACACTATTACGCCGCGACGGTGCGGGGCCGCTGGTTCTGGGGCAATGCGCTGAATCCCCTGGACACCCGCGCCCGCATCGCCGCCGACGGCGCAGGAGGCTGGCTCCTGCTGGGGGCGAAGAGCTTCTGCTCCGGCGCCATGGACGCCGATCAGCTGATCGTGTCGGCACTGGCGGAAGATTCGGGGCCGCTGCTGATCGCGGCGATTCCGGGCGACCGGGCGGGCATCCGCATCAACGCCGACTGGGACAACATGGGCCAGCGCCAGACCGACAGCGGCAGCGTCGAATTCCACGAGGTCCGGGTGCATGAGCGCGAGATCCTGCGTAATCCCGGTCCGCTCGGCAATGTCTACGCCACCCTGCGATCGGTGATCGCGCAATTGGTGCTGACCAATATCTACCTCGGCATCGGCGAGGGGGCGCTGGCGGAAGCCCGCGCCTATACCCTGGGCCAGTCCCGCGCCTGGTTCCTGTCCGGCGTGGACAGCCCCCGGAAAGACCCCTACGTACTGCAGAAGTACGGCGAGTTCTCGGTCGAACTGCAGACCGCCGCCCTAGCCACGGATCATGCGGCACTGCTGCTGGATGCGGCCTGGGCCAAGGAAAACGCGCTGACACCGGAAGAGCGGGCCCATGCCGCGCTGGCGGCGGCCGTCGCCAAGGTCCATACCTCGCGCGCTGCGCTCGACGTCACCCACCGGTTGTTCGAAGTCACCGGCGCGCGGGCGACTACGGCGAAGGCCGGTTTCGACCGCCACTGGCGCAACCTACGCACCCACACTTTGCACGACCCGGCGGACTACAAACTGCGCGATCTGGGGGAATGGACCCTCAACGGCACGCCGCCGACCCCGAGCTTCTATTCCTGA
- the ssuD gene encoding FMNH2-dependent alkanesulfonate monooxygenase, whose translation MNVFWFLPTHGDGRYLGTAQGAREVDYPYLRQVAQAADSLGYGGALIPTGLTCEDPWIVASSLIPVTERLRFLVALRPGLTAPTVAARMAASLDRLSNGRLLVNVVAGGDPVELAGDGLFLSHDERYDLAGEFLTVWKGLMAGETVTYRGKHIRVENAKLAFPPAQTPHPPLYFGGSSPAAHGLAAEHVDLYLSWGEPPADVARKIADVRERAAALGRTVRFGLRVHVIVRETEAEAWQAAEALIRHLDDATIAAAQRAFARSDSEGQRRMAQLHRGSRQHLEVSPNLWAGVGLVRGGAGTALVGDPVTVAERLREYAELGIETFVLSGYPHLEEAYRVAELLFPLLPVEKAETRVQARPVFHLSPVGDTGTLAVEAH comes from the coding sequence ATGAACGTTTTCTGGTTCCTACCCACCCACGGCGACGGCCGCTACCTCGGCACGGCACAGGGCGCGCGCGAAGTCGACTACCCCTATCTGCGCCAAGTCGCCCAGGCGGCGGACAGCCTGGGCTACGGCGGCGCACTGATCCCCACCGGCCTCACCTGCGAGGACCCGTGGATCGTGGCCTCCTCCCTGATTCCGGTCACCGAGCGGCTGCGCTTCCTGGTCGCGCTCCGGCCCGGCCTGACCGCGCCCACCGTCGCCGCGCGCATGGCAGCCAGCCTGGACCGGCTGTCCAACGGGCGTTTGCTGGTCAACGTCGTGGCCGGCGGCGATCCGGTGGAACTGGCCGGCGACGGACTGTTCCTGTCCCATGACGAGCGCTACGACTTGGCCGGGGAATTCCTGACCGTGTGGAAGGGCCTCATGGCGGGAGAGACGGTCACTTACCGGGGCAAACATATCAGGGTCGAAAACGCCAAGCTCGCCTTCCCGCCCGCCCAGACCCCGCACCCGCCGCTGTATTTCGGCGGCTCGTCCCCGGCCGCGCACGGCCTCGCCGCCGAGCACGTCGACCTGTACCTGAGCTGGGGCGAGCCGCCGGCGGATGTCGCCCGCAAGATCGCCGACGTGCGGGAACGCGCCGCCGCGCTGGGGCGCACGGTCCGCTTCGGCCTGCGGGTGCACGTCATCGTGCGGGAAACCGAAGCCGAGGCCTGGCAGGCCGCCGAGGCGCTGATCCGCCATCTCGACGACGCCACCATCGCCGCCGCCCAGCGCGCCTTCGCCCGTTCCGATTCCGAAGGGCAACGGCGCATGGCGCAGCTGCACCGCGGCTCGCGCCAGCATCTGGAAGTCAGCCCCAATCTCTGGGCCGGGGTGGGCCTGGTGCGCGGCGGAGCCGGCACCGCCCTGGTCGGCGATCCCGTCACGGTCGCCGAGCGCCTGCGGGAATATGCCGAGCTGGGGATCGAAACCTTCGTGCTGTCCGGCTACCCGCATCTGGAGGAAGCCTACCGGGTCGCGGAACTGCTGTTCCCCCTGCTGCCGGTGGAAAAGGCCGAGACGAGAGTCCAGGCCCGCCCGGTTTTCCACCTGAGTCCGGTCGGCGACACGGGCACGCTGGCGGTGGAGGCGCATTGA
- a CDS encoding acyl-CoA dehydrogenase family protein, whose translation MSAHDYDKIRSEIRSLVDEVIRPNAEKIDRDGIFPRENLDALAKAGWNGVLIPKEYGGLGLDHVAFAIAAEEIGRACASTGLVYVMHTGAAQTINLFGNRDQKERWLKPAREGLVGTYSTSEKASGGHWWFNFSEAARDGAEHYRLNAEKSFTTSAGQADYYLFQTRSPGAKGPTDISFFIVDSKLEGISHGGWEALGVRGNHSGPISYRDVKVHARDRLGEEGQGKDIVYHGVSPVYLIGLGSVWHGVARAALEKASEHLTGTHHRDFDKKLSDYQVLRQQLGESKVLVESLRPWQTELARRLDDLQATGQPQGQILIPLTEFKVHAAEVANISARNALDVSGGYGYKRGPLERIFRDARAGIGMGPSNNIAREWIGKTLVGLPLELFEAGGE comes from the coding sequence ATGTCAGCACACGACTACGACAAAATCCGCAGCGAAATCCGCAGCCTGGTCGACGAAGTCATCCGCCCCAACGCCGAGAAGATCGACCGGGACGGCATATTTCCCCGCGAAAACCTCGATGCCCTGGCCAAGGCCGGCTGGAACGGCGTCCTGATCCCGAAGGAATACGGCGGTCTGGGCCTGGACCACGTGGCTTTCGCCATCGCCGCCGAGGAAATCGGCCGGGCCTGCGCCTCCACCGGCCTGGTCTACGTCATGCATACCGGCGCGGCGCAGACCATCAACCTGTTCGGCAACCGCGATCAGAAGGAACGCTGGCTGAAACCCGCGCGCGAGGGGCTGGTCGGCACCTACTCGACCAGCGAGAAAGCCTCCGGCGGCCACTGGTGGTTCAACTTCAGCGAAGCGGCGCGGGACGGCGCCGAGCATTACCGCCTCAACGCCGAGAAATCGTTCACCACCAGCGCGGGCCAGGCGGATTACTACCTGTTCCAGACCCGCTCCCCCGGCGCCAAGGGGCCGACCGACATCAGCTTCTTCATCGTCGACTCCAAGCTGGAGGGCATCTCCCACGGCGGTTGGGAAGCGCTCGGCGTGCGCGGCAACCACAGCGGTCCGATCAGCTACCGCGACGTCAAAGTCCACGCGCGCGACCGCCTAGGCGAGGAAGGCCAGGGCAAGGACATTGTCTACCACGGGGTTTCGCCGGTCTATTTGATCGGACTCGGCTCGGTCTGGCACGGCGTGGCGCGGGCCGCTCTGGAGAAGGCCTCCGAACATCTCACCGGCACCCATCACCGCGATTTCGACAAGAAGCTGTCGGATTACCAGGTGCTGCGCCAGCAACTGGGCGAGTCGAAGGTGCTGGTGGAGAGCCTCCGGCCCTGGCAGACCGAGCTGGCCAGGCGCCTCGACGACTTGCAGGCCACCGGCCAGCCGCAGGGGCAGATTCTCATCCCGCTCACCGAATTCAAGGTGCACGCAGCCGAGGTCGCCAACATCTCGGCGCGCAACGCCCTCGACGTCAGCGGCGGCTACGGCTACAAGCGCGGCCCGCTGGAGCGGATCTTCCGCGACGCCCGTGCAGGCATCGGCATGGGACCGTCCAACAACATCGCCCGCGAGTGGATCGGCAAGACCCTGGTCGGACTGCCGCTCGAGCTGTTCGAGGCGGGCGGCGAATAA
- the sfnG gene encoding dimethylsulfone monooxygenase SfnG — protein MSHSVQPVKFAYWVPNVSGGLVISKIEQRTSWDIDYNRKLAQLAERNGFEYALSQIRFTAGYGAEYQHESVSFTHALLAATERLRVIAAVLPGPWHPALLAKQVATIDHLTGGRIAVNIVSGWFKTEFTAIGEPWLEHDERYRRSEEFIRALKGIWTQDRFTFLGDFYRFHDYSLKPKPLHQPHPEIFQGGSSRAARDMAARVSDWYFTNGNTVEGIKAQVDDIRAKAVQEGRTVKIGVNAFVIARDTEAEAKTVLAEIIDKADPEAVRAFGHEVREAGKASPEGEGNWAKSSLDDLVQYNDGFKTNLIGTPEQIAVRILELKAVGVDLVLSGFLHYHEEIEYFGQKVLPLVRALEAGSAAKAAA, from the coding sequence ATGAGCCATTCCGTTCAACCTGTCAAATTCGCCTACTGGGTCCCCAACGTCAGCGGCGGCCTGGTCATCAGCAAGATCGAGCAGCGCACCAGCTGGGACATCGATTACAACCGCAAGCTGGCGCAACTGGCCGAGCGCAACGGCTTCGAATACGCCCTCAGCCAGATCCGCTTCACCGCAGGCTATGGCGCCGAGTACCAGCACGAGTCGGTGTCCTTCACCCATGCGTTGCTGGCCGCGACCGAACGCCTGCGGGTGATCGCCGCCGTCCTGCCGGGACCCTGGCACCCCGCCCTGCTCGCCAAACAGGTCGCCACCATCGACCATCTGACCGGCGGACGCATCGCCGTCAACATCGTCAGCGGCTGGTTCAAGACCGAGTTCACCGCCATCGGCGAGCCCTGGCTGGAGCACGACGAACGCTACCGGCGCTCGGAGGAGTTCATCCGGGCGCTCAAGGGCATCTGGACCCAGGATCGGTTCACCTTCCTCGGGGATTTCTACCGCTTCCACGACTATTCGCTGAAGCCCAAACCCCTGCATCAGCCGCACCCGGAAATCTTCCAGGGCGGCAGTTCGCGGGCGGCGCGGGACATGGCGGCGCGGGTGTCGGACTGGTACTTCACCAACGGCAATACCGTCGAAGGCATCAAGGCGCAGGTCGACGACATTCGGGCCAAGGCGGTCCAAGAGGGGCGCACGGTGAAGATCGGCGTCAACGCTTTCGTGATTGCCCGCGACACGGAGGCCGAAGCCAAGACGGTACTGGCCGAGATCATCGACAAGGCCGACCCGGAGGCGGTTCGGGCCTTCGGCCACGAGGTGCGCGAGGCCGGCAAGGCCTCGCCCGAAGGCGAGGGCAACTGGGCCAAGTCCAGCCTCGACGACCTGGTGCAGTACAACGACGGCTTCAAGACCAACCTCATCGGCACCCCGGAGCAGATCGCCGTGCGCATCCTGGAGCTCAAGGCCGTGGGCGTCGACCTGGTTCTGAGCGGTTTCCTCCATTATCACGAGGAGATCGAATATTTCGGCCAAAAGGTCCTGCCCCTGGTGCGGGCGCTGGAAGCCGGAAGCGCCGCCAAGGCAGCGGCCTGA
- a CDS encoding OmpP1/FadL family transporter codes for MRERTSSSAWRLIGIAAGLLPTVPVLATDGHVLHGVGSVNQAMGGAGIATSIDAIGSNYNNVSSISFLEKDSVEFGAELFIPDRSFSASTPFASGRVDSSTREAVIPSVGLAYKIDQDWTFGFSALGIGGFGVDYPANLPDASGNFNPLAVPQQYGGFGSIYSNYQLMQITPSIAYRLNRDFSVGVGFNLDWASLAVDPWPATSPNASGYPSGSHAATSWGQGFTVGATYQVLSNLALGLSFKSPQWFSNFGWNSQYPNGAPAKFQFQLDYPMIVGGGLSYKPVDDLILAADLKWINYSGTNGFQKKNFAASASGPYVQGFGWENIWTVALGAQYKITPRFTLRAGYNYSDNPIPSDQQFFNVFAPAIVQHHLTLGGGFNFTPALELNLAYYHAFQNDASGPFISSGGPGYPAMNQPIPGTSVTNRLAENSVSAQVVYRFD; via the coding sequence ATGCGAGAACGCACATCATCTTCTGCGTGGCGGCTGATCGGGATCGCGGCGGGTTTGCTGCCAACGGTACCGGTCCTGGCGACGGACGGCCACGTGTTGCACGGCGTGGGTTCGGTCAACCAGGCCATGGGCGGCGCCGGCATCGCGACCTCCATCGACGCCATCGGCTCGAACTACAACAACGTCTCTTCGATTTCGTTCCTGGAGAAGGACTCGGTCGAGTTCGGCGCCGAATTGTTCATTCCGGACCGCAGCTTTTCGGCTTCGACGCCGTTCGCTTCGGGCAGGGTCGACAGCAGCACGCGGGAAGCGGTGATTCCCAGCGTCGGCCTGGCCTACAAGATCGACCAGGACTGGACCTTCGGCTTCTCCGCGTTAGGGATCGGCGGCTTCGGCGTGGATTATCCGGCGAACCTGCCCGATGCCAGCGGCAACTTCAATCCGCTCGCGGTGCCGCAGCAATACGGCGGGTTCGGTTCGATCTACTCCAACTACCAGTTGATGCAGATCACGCCTTCGATCGCGTACCGGCTCAACCGGGATTTCTCCGTAGGCGTCGGCTTCAATCTGGACTGGGCCTCGCTCGCCGTGGATCCGTGGCCGGCCACCTCGCCCAATGCCTCGGGTTATCCCAGCGGCTCGCACGCAGCGACGAGCTGGGGCCAGGGATTCACCGTCGGCGCGACCTACCAGGTGCTGTCGAATCTGGCGCTGGGCTTGAGTTTCAAGAGTCCGCAGTGGTTCAGCAATTTCGGCTGGAATTCCCAGTATCCGAACGGCGCGCCGGCCAAATTCCAGTTCCAGCTCGATTACCCGATGATCGTCGGCGGCGGCTTGAGCTACAAGCCGGTCGACGACCTGATCCTCGCCGCCGACTTGAAGTGGATCAATTACAGCGGTACCAACGGCTTCCAGAAGAAGAACTTTGCGGCTTCGGCGTCCGGCCCCTACGTCCAGGGCTTCGGCTGGGAGAACATCTGGACCGTCGCGCTCGGGGCGCAATACAAGATCACGCCCCGGTTCACCCTGCGGGCGGGGTACAACTATAGCGACAATCCCATTCCTTCGGACCAGCAGTTCTTCAACGTCTTCGCGCCGGCCATCGTTCAGCATCACCTGACGCTGGGCGGGGGCTTCAATTTCACACCCGCCCTGGAGTTGAACCTCGCCTATTACCACGCCTTCCAGAACGACGCCTCCGGGCCTTTCATCAGCAGCGGCGGCCCCGGCTATCCGGCGATGAACCAGCCGATTCCGGGCACCAGCGTCACCAACCGGCTGGCCGAGAATTCGGTGTCGGCCCAGGTGGTCTACCGGTTCGATTAG